One stretch of Streptomyces agglomeratus DNA includes these proteins:
- a CDS encoding fasciclin domain-containing protein yields the protein MNTTRFQRIAVVVASAALLPLSLTACSSDDSKAGGAAGSPGAAEDSSRSSESADSATGSQASSSDKPFGPGCASVPEDGAGSFDGMAKDPVATAASNNPALSTLVTAVKKAGLVDTLNSVENITVFAPTNDAFAKIPKADLDKVLNDKATLTKILTYHVVGQKLTPKQLENGSYETLQKGMLTTSGSGESYKVNDAANVVCGNVPTANATVYIIDTVLMPK from the coding sequence ATGAACACCACCCGCTTCCAGCGCATCGCCGTCGTCGTCGCAAGTGCCGCGCTGCTTCCGCTGTCGCTGACCGCCTGCTCCAGTGACGACAGCAAGGCCGGCGGCGCCGCGGGCTCGCCGGGCGCGGCGGAGGACTCCTCGCGGTCCTCCGAGTCCGCCGATTCCGCGACGGGCAGCCAGGCGTCGTCGTCGGACAAGCCGTTCGGTCCCGGGTGCGCGTCGGTTCCCGAGGACGGGGCCGGCAGCTTCGACGGTATGGCGAAGGACCCGGTCGCGACGGCCGCATCGAACAACCCCGCGCTGTCCACCCTGGTCACCGCGGTCAAGAAGGCCGGCCTGGTGGATACGCTCAACAGCGTTGAGAACATCACGGTGTTCGCGCCGACCAACGACGCCTTCGCGAAGATCCCGAAGGCGGACCTCGACAAGGTACTCAACGACAAGGCCACGCTCACCAAGATCCTGACCTACCACGTGGTGGGGCAGAAGCTGACGCCTAAGCAGCTTGAGAACGGCTCGTACGAGACGCTCCAGAAGGGCATGCTGACGACGTCCGGCTCCGGCGAGTCGTACAAGGTCAACGATGCGGCGAATGTGGTCTGCGGCAACGTCCCGACGGCCAACGCCACCGTCTACATCATCGACACCGTCCTGATGCCCAAGTAG
- a CDS encoding cryptochrome/photolyase family protein gives MNVAVVLFTSDLRLHDQPVLGAALRRAEQVVPLFVRDRGVTEAGFDAPNRRAFLADCLAGLDAGLRERGGRLVIRTGDVVDEVCRVVAQCGAREVHVAGGVTHYASRREDRLRTALGNVRCALHVHDAVVTAVTPGRVTPAGRDHFAVFTPYLRKWEAAGVRDVAPAPRSVRVPDAVGSDPLPTRRAVTGTSPALAKGGEPEGRGRLPAWLADGVEAYGERQDDLAGDATSRLSPHLHFGTLSAAELVHLARRRGGPGAAAFVRQLAWRDFHYQVLAARPTASWTDYRTRGDHWRTDEREIAAWQEGLTGYPVVDAAMRQLRHEGWMHNRGRLLTASFLAKTLYVDWRVGARHFLDLLVDGDVANNQLNWQWVAGTGTDTRPNRLLNPLAQARRFDPRGDYVRRWVPELAGLAGAAVHQPWTVPGPERARIDYPDPVVDLAEGRARFERARGLN, from the coding sequence ATGAATGTCGCCGTGGTGCTGTTCACCTCGGACCTGCGGCTCCACGACCAGCCGGTGCTCGGCGCGGCGCTGCGCCGGGCCGAGCAGGTGGTGCCCCTGTTCGTACGGGACCGGGGGGTGACGGAGGCGGGCTTCGACGCGCCCAACCGGCGTGCCTTCCTGGCCGATTGCCTGGCCGGCCTGGACGCCGGGCTGCGTGAGCGGGGCGGGCGGCTGGTGATCCGTACCGGTGATGTGGTGGACGAGGTCTGCCGGGTGGTGGCCCAGTGCGGAGCCCGGGAGGTGCATGTGGCGGGCGGGGTCACCCACTACGCGTCGCGCAGGGAGGACCGGCTGCGCACCGCTCTCGGGAACGTCCGCTGTGCGCTGCACGTCCACGACGCGGTGGTCACGGCGGTGACGCCCGGACGCGTCACCCCGGCCGGGCGGGACCACTTCGCCGTCTTCACGCCGTACCTGCGCAAGTGGGAAGCGGCCGGGGTGCGCGACGTCGCGCCGGCCCCCCGGTCCGTGCGGGTGCCGGACGCGGTCGGAAGCGATCCCCTGCCGACGCGTCGAGCCGTCACGGGAACGTCGCCCGCTCTGGCGAAGGGCGGTGAGCCGGAGGGCCGCGGACGGCTGCCCGCCTGGCTGGCCGACGGCGTCGAAGCATACGGAGAACGTCAGGACGACCTGGCGGGCGACGCGACGTCCCGGCTGTCGCCCCACCTCCACTTCGGCACTCTCTCCGCGGCCGAGCTGGTCCACCTCGCGCGCCGCAGGGGCGGCCCCGGCGCGGCGGCGTTCGTACGCCAGCTCGCCTGGCGGGACTTCCACTACCAGGTCCTCGCGGCCCGCCCCACCGCGTCGTGGACCGACTACCGCACGCGCGGCGACCACTGGCGTACGGACGAGCGGGAGATCGCCGCCTGGCAGGAGGGCCTGACGGGGTATCCCGTGGTGGACGCGGCCATGCGCCAGCTGCGGCACGAGGGGTGGATGCACAACCGGGGCAGGCTGCTCACAGCGAGTTTCCTGGCCAAGACGCTGTACGTCGACTGGCGCGTGGGCGCCCGGCACTTCCTGGATCTGCTGGTGGACGGGGACGTCGCCAACAACCAGCTCAACTGGCAGTGGGTGGCGGGCACCGGTACGGACACCCGCCCCAACCGGCTGCTCAACCCGCTCGCCCAGGCCAGGCGGTTCGACCCGAGGGGCGACTACGTGCGCCGGTGGGTGCCCGAGCTGGCGGGGCTGGCCGGGGCGGCCGTGCACCAGCCGTGGACGGTGCCGGGACCGGAACGGGCTCGGATCGACTACCCGGATCCGGTGGTGGATCTGGCGGAGGGCCGTGCCCGGTTCGAGCGGGCGCGCGGTCTGAACTGA
- a CDS encoding anti-sigma factor, giving the protein MNTAELHTLTGAYALHALGPEERAEFERHLDDCPPCAQEVRELGATAARLGLAVTVTPPAGLKEQVMRRITAERQDPPKVQQPVPGAAAGRRGRTLPRLALAACLAAATAFGGVAVWQHQEARDAQEQAQRSERRSEALASVLAAPDARVTTGKLTDGATATVVVSRDRDKAAFLASGMPEPPRGKVYQLWFDDGGTMRSAGLMDRSVLARPALAMLMDGPVGTARAMGITVEPAGGSPQPTTAPLALMDFPAA; this is encoded by the coding sequence ATGAACACCGCGGAGCTGCACACACTGACCGGGGCGTACGCCCTGCACGCCCTCGGCCCCGAGGAGCGCGCGGAGTTCGAGCGGCACCTCGACGACTGCCCGCCCTGCGCCCAGGAGGTGCGTGAACTCGGCGCCACCGCGGCGCGGCTGGGCCTCGCGGTGACCGTGACACCGCCCGCCGGGCTCAAGGAGCAGGTGATGCGGCGGATCACCGCCGAACGCCAGGACCCGCCCAAGGTCCAGCAGCCCGTCCCGGGCGCCGCCGCCGGGCGCCGGGGACGGACGCTGCCGCGTCTGGCGCTCGCCGCCTGCCTCGCGGCCGCCACCGCCTTCGGCGGGGTGGCGGTGTGGCAGCACCAGGAGGCGCGGGACGCCCAGGAGCAGGCCCAGCGGTCCGAACGGCGGTCCGAGGCGCTTGCCTCGGTGCTGGCCGCGCCGGACGCCAGGGTCACCACCGGAAAACTGACGGACGGCGCGACCGCCACGGTGGTCGTCTCGCGCGACCGCGACAAGGCCGCGTTCCTGGCCTCCGGCATGCCGGAGCCGCCGAGGGGCAAGGTGTACCAGCTGTGGTTCGACGACGGGGGCACCATGCGGTCCGCCGGGCTGATGGACCGCTCGGTGCTCGCACGGCCGGCGCTCGCGATGCTGATGGACGGTCCCGTCGGCACCGCCCGGGCCATGGGCATCACCGTCGAACCGGCGGGCGGCTCCCCGCAGCCGACCACGGCCCCCCTGGCCCTGATGGACTTTCCGGCCGCTTGA
- a CDS encoding sigma-70 family RNA polymerase sigma factor, whose amino-acid sequence MNEVVHIGGIAPAPPDLQELLGKVARGDRDAFGLIYDAVCGPVLGLVRAVLRDPAQSEEVTQEVLIQVWRGAARFQASRGSAMTWVLTLAHRRAVDRVRSAQASSDRERKAAMLEQTPAYDEVTEEVESRLEREQVRRCLRTLTELQRQSVTLAYYRGLAYREVAELLAVPLGTVKTRLRDGLIRLRDCLGVGA is encoded by the coding sequence GTGAACGAAGTCGTGCACATCGGGGGTATCGCCCCCGCGCCGCCCGATCTCCAGGAGCTGCTGGGGAAGGTGGCGCGGGGCGACCGTGACGCCTTCGGCCTGATCTACGACGCGGTCTGCGGGCCCGTCCTCGGCCTGGTGCGCGCGGTGCTCCGCGATCCCGCCCAGTCGGAAGAGGTCACCCAGGAGGTGCTGATCCAGGTCTGGCGGGGCGCCGCGCGCTTCCAGGCGTCACGCGGCTCGGCCATGACCTGGGTGCTCACGCTGGCCCACCGGAGGGCCGTCGACCGTGTGCGGTCCGCCCAGGCGTCCTCGGACCGCGAGCGGAAGGCGGCGATGCTGGAGCAGACGCCCGCCTACGACGAGGTGACCGAGGAGGTGGAGAGCCGTCTCGAACGCGAGCAGGTACGCCGCTGTCTGCGCACCCTCACGGAACTCCAGCGGCAGTCGGTGACGCTCGCCTACTACCGGGGGCTGGCCTACCGCGAGGTGGCCGAACTGCTGGCCGTACCGCTCGGCACGGTCAAGACTCGCCTGCGCGACGGCCTGATCCGGCTGCGCGACTGCCTGGGGGTCGGCGCATGA
- a CDS encoding ABA4-like family protein translates to MTGVLFEITFWLAAPVWLLLILAPSWGPTTRLAASPWTVAPVLVVYFTMALQVFPELWAAVSAPDIDVFRDLVLKANGAGAVWAQIIAWDLLIGQWMFLEARRLAIHPLVMGPLLVLTILLSPFALPLFLVLRVVRSRKTMKEAMISVQDQSRGPAAPNAL, encoded by the coding sequence ATGACCGGAGTCCTCTTCGAGATCACCTTCTGGCTGGCCGCGCCCGTCTGGCTGCTGCTGATCCTCGCGCCCTCCTGGGGGCCCACCACGCGGCTCGCCGCGTCACCCTGGACCGTCGCGCCGGTCCTCGTCGTCTACTTCACCATGGCCCTCCAGGTCTTCCCCGAACTGTGGGCGGCGGTGTCGGCGCCCGACATCGACGTGTTCCGCGATCTGGTGCTCAAGGCCAACGGCGCCGGGGCGGTCTGGGCGCAGATCATCGCCTGGGACCTGCTGATCGGCCAGTGGATGTTCCTCGAGGCGCGCAGGCTCGCCATCCATCCGCTGGTCATGGGCCCGCTGCTGGTCCTGACGATCCTCCTCTCGCCCTTCGCCCTGCCGCTCTTCCTGGTCCTGCGCGTGGTGAGGAGCAGGAAGACGATGAAAGAGGCAATGATCTCCGTACAGGACCAATCCAGGGGGCCCGCGGCTCCGAATGCGCTGTGA